Proteins encoded by one window of Cannabis sativa cultivar Pink pepper isolate KNU-18-1 chromosome 4, ASM2916894v1, whole genome shotgun sequence:
- the LOC115714634 gene encoding nudix hydrolase 18, mitochondrial, with amino-acid sequence MTCLVSRTGRELQRYNNMGRRQVVGCIPYRYKNIENNNNGDDSSNCNISSNINELEVLVISSQKGQGRFMFPKGGWEVDESLEEAASRESHEEAGVLGKVQLELGKWSFISKRHNTYYEGYMFPLLVNEQLDFWPEKNLRRRIWMSVTEAREVCQHWWMKEALDILVERLSSSSSSSSSSSSSSCPCPIDEEIIVDQNQHQHQHHEQDIIISSNNNNDEDHVLALACALS; translated from the exons ATGACTTGTTTGGTTTCTCGGACTGGAAGGGAGTTACAGAGGTATAATAATATGGGCCGCCGTCAAGTTGTAGG GTGTATACCTTACAGATACAAAAATAttgagaataataataatggagATGATTCAAGTAATTGTAATATTAGTAGCAATATTAATGAATTGGAAGTTCTTGTTATCAGTTCACAAAAAGGTCAAGGCCGATTCATGTTTCCAAAG GGTGGTTGGGAGGTTGACGAATCTTTAGAGGAAGCAGCTTCTCGGGAGTCTCATGAGGAAGCTGGTGTACTCGGCAAAGTCCAG TTGGAACTGGGTAAATGGAGCTTCATTAGCAAAAGGCATAATACATATTATGAAGGTTACATGTTTCCTTTGCTTGTGAATGAGCAACTTGATTTCTGGCCTGAGAAAAATCTCCGTCGAAGAATTTGG ATGAGTGTAACAGAAGCAAGAGAAGTGTGCCAACATTGGTGGATGAAAGAAGCTTTAGACATTTTGGTGGAAAGgctttcatcatcatcatcatcatcatcatcatcatcatcatcatcatgtcCATGTCCAATAGATGAAGAAATAATAGTAGACCAAAATCAACATCAACATCAACATCATGAACAAGATATCATTAttagtagtaataataataatgatgaagATCATGTATTAGCACTGGCTTGTGCTCTTAGTTAA